In Mycobacterium sp. JS623, one genomic interval encodes:
- a CDS encoding DUF7373 family lipoprotein: protein MRLAYIAIVSVALLSAACSSTVEGSAVKPSGVAAGPTVDVSKLDVGPYPTQPSQPLGVAGDPDRGSFVESQRMANNVIGPWEVDPAVTGWFGFGATVLPNVGALAQIGPGTFAAAASQHGFINGFASARTADGQKILLNAVLRFADAGAAGAAATEFADIAARTGDGVQPAQIPGHPDTKAASYTQTEGSTGKRWSAVRAFTAHGQYVFMQLAQAVDGMDPAIGLVAKTVDLQGPAIDKFRATDPSEFADISLDPTGLLARTLPVPDKEATPIQNATYEQRGALQYQSDPTRSAKLFADTGMDLAAMAKTNVYQTKDAASAPKIVEGFYAELQSTSQQAKPVNNLPGSRCLQLKDKTFYCLGAADKYAIETTADNLLDAQQQVAAQYAMLLSG, encoded by the coding sequence ATGCGCCTCGCGTATATCGCAATTGTGTCGGTTGCGCTGCTGTCGGCGGCGTGCTCCTCGACGGTCGAAGGTTCGGCGGTGAAGCCGTCGGGAGTGGCGGCCGGTCCGACCGTCGACGTCAGCAAGCTTGACGTCGGGCCGTACCCGACGCAGCCGAGCCAGCCGCTGGGCGTGGCGGGCGACCCGGACCGCGGTTCGTTCGTCGAGTCGCAGCGGATGGCCAACAACGTCATCGGCCCGTGGGAGGTCGACCCGGCCGTGACGGGCTGGTTCGGCTTCGGAGCCACCGTGCTGCCGAACGTCGGCGCGTTGGCGCAGATCGGCCCCGGGACGTTCGCGGCAGCGGCCAGCCAGCACGGCTTCATCAACGGCTTCGCGTCGGCGCGCACCGCCGACGGGCAGAAGATCCTGTTGAACGCGGTGCTGCGGTTCGCCGATGCCGGTGCTGCGGGTGCTGCCGCTACGGAGTTCGCCGACATCGCGGCCAGGACCGGTGACGGCGTGCAGCCCGCCCAGATCCCGGGTCACCCCGATACGAAGGCGGCGAGCTACACCCAGACCGAGGGTTCGACCGGCAAGAGGTGGAGCGCCGTGCGCGCGTTCACTGCCCACGGCCAGTACGTGTTCATGCAACTGGCGCAGGCCGTCGACGGGATGGACCCGGCGATCGGTCTGGTTGCCAAGACCGTCGATCTGCAAGGACCCGCGATCGACAAGTTCCGCGCGACCGATCCGTCCGAGTTTGCCGACATCTCGCTCGATCCGACCGGGCTGCTGGCGCGCACCCTTCCGGTTCCGGACAAGGAAGCGACGCCAATCCAGAACGCCACTTATGAACAACGCGGCGCGCTGCAATATCAAAGCGATCCGACCCGGTCGGCGAAGCTGTTCGCCGACACCGGGATGGATCTGGCGGCGATGGCGAAGACGAACGTCTATCAGACCAAGGACGCTGCCAGCGCGCCGAAGATCGTGGAGGGGTTCTACGCCGAGTTGCAGTCGACCTCGCAGCAGGCCAAGCCGGTCAACAACCTGCCCGGCAGCCGCTGCCTGCAGCTGAAGGACAAGACCTTCTATTGCCTTGGCGCAGCAGACAAGTACGCCATCGAGACCACGGCGGACAATCTGCTGGACGCCCAGCAGCAGGTGGCGGCGCAGTACGCGATGCTGTTGAGCGGCTAG
- a CDS encoding FHA domain-containing protein FhaB/FipA, with amino-acid sequence MQGLVLQLTRVGFLLLLWLFIWSVLRILRTDIYAPTGAVMVRRGLALRGSLLPNRGRRSVVRQLVVTEGALTGTRITLGSQPVLIGRADDSTLVLTDDYASTRHARLSPRGSEWYVEDLGSTNGTYLDRAKVTTAVRVPMGTPVRIGKTVIELRP; translated from the coding sequence ATGCAGGGGTTAGTACTGCAGCTGACGCGCGTCGGTTTCCTTCTGCTGCTGTGGCTGTTCATCTGGTCGGTGCTCCGCATCCTGCGGACCGACATCTACGCACCGACCGGGGCGGTCATGGTGCGACGAGGCCTGGCGTTGCGCGGCTCGCTGCTGCCCAATCGTGGCCGCCGAAGCGTGGTGCGCCAGCTGGTGGTCACCGAGGGCGCGCTGACAGGCACGCGCATCACATTGGGCAGCCAGCCCGTGCTCATCGGCCGTGCCGACGACTCCACTCTGGTGCTCACCGACGACTACGCCTCGACGCGGCACGCCAGGCTCTCCCCACGAGGTTCGGAATGGTATGTCGAGGACCTAGGATCGACCAACGGCACATACCTTGACAGGGCGAAGGTGACGACGGCGGTACGGGTTCCGATGGGCACGCCGGTTCGAATCGGCAAGACGGTAATCGAGCTGCGCCCGTGA
- a CDS encoding FhaA domain-containing protein: MGLVDRIERKLESTVGDAFARVFGGSIVPQEVEAMLRREADSGAHEVAGGRILAPNDYVITLSVPDYQKVSADPDLTSTTFAKHLEGYIHEQGWQTYGDVVVRFEASPNLHTGQFRARGAVNPDTTTGDPAPPPDRASNAEPGVPPMSDNPSYRGQGQGRPADEYYDERYGRQDERGPYPPPEQGGYPPPGEQPGYPPRQGGYPDQGGYPEQGGYPDQGGYPDQGGYPPQSYEQRPPAGGYPQQGGGYPDQGYRQAPGGYGPPQGGQPGYGAPAGDYDYGRQPTHGRPDDGGYGRQEPRPPYPDQGGYPEQGGYPDQGGYGGQSYGRQDQGYGPQADYGRYEPPGGAGYAEPGYGEPPGGYDYGQQAAPTAGYGGGYGQPDYPAGGASVTLQLDDGSGRTYQLREGANVIGRGQDAQFRLPDTGVSRRHLEIRWDGQVALLSDLNSTNGTTVNNAPVQEWQLADGDVIRLGHSEIIVRVH, from the coding sequence ATGGGTCTGGTCGACCGCATCGAACGCAAACTCGAGTCGACCGTCGGCGACGCCTTCGCGCGGGTGTTCGGCGGATCGATTGTGCCGCAAGAAGTCGAGGCGATGCTCCGCCGGGAAGCCGATTCCGGCGCGCATGAGGTAGCCGGTGGCCGTATTTTGGCCCCAAACGACTACGTCATTACCCTCAGTGTGCCTGACTATCAGAAGGTGAGCGCCGACCCGGACCTCACATCAACGACTTTCGCCAAGCACTTGGAGGGATACATCCATGAGCAGGGGTGGCAAACGTATGGTGATGTGGTCGTCAGATTCGAGGCGTCACCGAACCTGCACACCGGACAGTTTCGCGCGCGTGGAGCGGTCAACCCCGATACGACCACAGGCGACCCCGCCCCACCACCAGACCGTGCGTCCAACGCAGAACCAGGAGTACCACCGATGAGCGACAACCCGAGCTACCGCGGCCAGGGACAGGGGCGGCCGGCCGACGAATACTACGACGAGCGCTACGGCCGCCAGGACGAACGCGGCCCATACCCACCCCCAGAGCAGGGTGGCTATCCGCCGCCGGGCGAGCAGCCCGGCTACCCGCCGCGTCAGGGCGGCTACCCCGACCAAGGTGGCTACCCCGAGCAAGGTGGCTACCCCGATCAGGGCGGTTACCCGGACCAGGGTGGCTACCCGCCGCAGTCCTACGAGCAGCGCCCGCCCGCTGGCGGATACCCACAGCAGGGTGGCGGCTACCCGGATCAGGGCTACCGACAGGCCCCGGGCGGCTACGGCCCCCCGCAGGGCGGCCAGCCCGGATACGGCGCCCCCGCAGGTGACTACGACTACGGCCGTCAGCCCACCCACGGGCGTCCCGACGACGGTGGCTACGGCCGCCAGGAGCCGCGGCCCCCGTATCCGGACCAGGGCGGCTACCCCGAGCAGGGCGGCTATCCCGACCAGGGTGGATATGGCGGCCAGTCATACGGCCGCCAGGATCAGGGCTACGGACCCCAGGCCGATTATGGCCGCTACGAGCCCCCGGGCGGCGCCGGATACGCCGAACCCGGTTATGGCGAGCCGCCGGGCGGCTACGACTACGGCCAGCAGGCGGCCCCGACCGCCGGTTACGGCGGCGGCTACGGCCAGCCCGACTACCCGGCCGGCGGAGCCTCGGTGACGCTGCAGCTCGACGACGGCAGCGGCCGGACCTACCAGTTGCGAGAGGGCGCCAACGTGATCGGCCGCGGCCAGGACGCGCAGTTCCGGCTGCCCGACACGGGTGTGTCCCGCAGGCATCTGGAGATCCGGTGGGACGGCCAGGTGGCGCTGCTGTCGGACCTCAACTCCACCAACGGCACGACGGTGAACAACGCGCCGGTGCAGGAGTGGCAGTTGGCCGACGGCGACGTGATCCGGCTGGGCCATTCCGAGATCATCGTCCGCGTTCACTGA
- a CDS encoding FtsW/RodA/SpoVE family cell cycle protein — MTTQPQSPVAVTPPLRNRRNAELFLLGFAAVITTVALLLVEANQEQGLHWDLAQYTVAYLALFTGAHLAIRRFTPYADPLLLPVVALLNGLGVVMIHRLDLAAGGPSGKGLGGTANQQMLWTLVGVIAFSLVVIFLHDHRMLARYGYVCGLTGLILLIIPAVLPRSMSEQNGAKIWIELPGFSIQPAEFSKILLLIFFAAVLVAKRSVFTSAGKHFLGMDLPRPRDLAPLLAAWIASVGVMVFEKDLGTSLLLYASFLVLVYVATDRFSWVVIGLALFAAGSVAAYYIFGHVRVRVETWLDPFADPDGAGYQMVQSLFSFATGGIFGTGLGNGQPGTVPAASTDFIIAAIGEELGLVGLAAVLMLYTIVIVRGLRTAIAVRDSFGKLLAAGLASTLAIQLFIVVGGVTRLIPLTGLTTPWLSYGGSSLLANYVLLAILVRISHAARRPIDTRPHTTPIAAASTEVIEKV; from the coding sequence ATGACGACGCAGCCGCAGTCGCCCGTCGCCGTCACGCCGCCGCTGCGGAACCGGCGCAACGCCGAACTGTTCCTGCTCGGCTTCGCGGCGGTGATCACCACTGTGGCACTGCTTCTCGTCGAGGCCAACCAGGAACAAGGTCTGCATTGGGACCTTGCGCAGTACACGGTCGCCTACCTCGCGCTGTTTACCGGTGCGCACCTGGCAATCCGGCGCTTCACTCCGTACGCCGACCCGCTGCTGCTGCCGGTGGTCGCGCTGTTGAACGGGCTCGGAGTGGTGATGATCCATCGCCTGGACCTGGCGGCGGGCGGGCCATCGGGAAAGGGCTTGGGCGGCACCGCTAATCAGCAGATGCTGTGGACGCTCGTCGGCGTCATCGCATTCTCGTTGGTGGTGATCTTCCTTCACGATCATCGGATGCTGGCGCGCTACGGGTACGTCTGCGGTCTGACCGGCTTGATCCTGCTGATCATTCCCGCCGTGTTGCCCCGCTCGATGTCGGAGCAAAACGGCGCCAAGATCTGGATTGAGTTGCCGGGCTTCTCAATTCAGCCCGCCGAGTTCTCGAAGATCTTGCTGCTCATCTTCTTCGCCGCTGTGCTGGTCGCCAAGCGCAGTGTGTTCACCAGTGCGGGCAAGCACTTCCTCGGCATGGACCTGCCGCGGCCCCGCGATCTTGCTCCGCTGCTGGCAGCGTGGATCGCCTCCGTCGGTGTGATGGTCTTCGAGAAAGACCTCGGCACGTCGCTGCTGCTGTATGCGTCGTTTCTGGTGCTGGTCTATGTCGCCACCGACCGATTCAGCTGGGTCGTTATCGGCCTGGCGCTGTTCGCGGCGGGAAGTGTTGCGGCGTACTACATTTTCGGCCACGTCCGGGTCCGGGTGGAAACGTGGCTGGACCCATTCGCCGATCCCGACGGCGCCGGCTACCAGATGGTGCAGTCACTGTTCAGCTTCGCCACCGGAGGGATCTTCGGCACCGGCCTCGGTAACGGACAGCCTGGGACCGTGCCCGCCGCGTCGACCGACTTCATCATCGCCGCGATCGGTGAGGAGCTCGGACTGGTGGGCCTGGCCGCGGTGCTGATGCTCTACACGATCGTCATCGTCCGCGGACTGCGCACCGCGATCGCCGTCCGCGACAGCTTCGGCAAGCTGTTGGCCGCCGGGCTGGCCTCGACGTTGGCGATCCAACTGTTCATCGTGGTCGGCGGCGTCACCAGGCTGATCCCCCTGACGGGGCTCACCACTCCATGGCTGTCGTACGGTGGTTCGTCGCTGCTGGCCAACTATGTGCTGCTGGCGATCCTGGTGCGCATCTCGCATGCGGCCCGCCGGCCGATCGACACCCGGCCGCACACCACGCCGATCGCGGCCGCGAGCACTGAGGTGATCGAGAAGGTATGA
- a CDS encoding PP2C family protein-serine/threonine phosphatase: MTLVLRYAARSDRGLVRANNEDSVYAGARLLALADGMGGHAAGEVASQLVIAALAHLDDDEPGGDLLSKLDSAVREGNSAIAAHVEADPELEGMGTTLTAILFAGNRLGLVHIGDSRGYLLRDGELVQITKDDTFVQTLVDEGRITAEEAHSHPQRSLIMRALTGHEVEPTLIMREARAGDRYLLCSDGLSDPVSHETILEALQISDVAESADRLIELALRGGGPDNVTVVVADVVDYDYGQTQPILAGAVSGDDDQSAPPNTAAGRASAFNPRRNEAKRVLPQPEEPERKPRSRRRMLIAAVLLVLVVLAGLAVGREIVRSNYYVTEHDGTVSIMRGVQGSFLGLALQEPYLLGCLNARNELSLISAGSSQDNLNCRMLGVNDMRPSERAQVVAGLPSGSLDDAIAQIEELARSSVLPTCVTPTPTPTTTAPTPHLPETPVNPGIPEVSGESPAPEIPTTVTAPAPAPVPASPGAPPPAAPPPPPSPTPQPTVTALPPPPPEPGTNCREVS; the protein is encoded by the coding sequence GTGACACTGGTGCTTCGATATGCGGCTCGCAGCGACCGTGGTTTGGTCCGCGCCAACAACGAGGACTCGGTGTACGCCGGTGCGCGACTGCTGGCGCTTGCCGACGGGATGGGTGGGCACGCCGCGGGCGAGGTGGCTTCGCAACTGGTGATCGCCGCCCTGGCCCACCTCGACGACGACGAGCCCGGCGGTGATCTGCTCTCCAAGCTCGACTCGGCGGTACGCGAGGGCAACTCCGCGATCGCCGCGCATGTCGAGGCCGACCCCGAACTCGAGGGCATGGGCACGACGCTGACCGCAATCCTGTTCGCAGGCAACAGGCTTGGGCTCGTGCACATCGGCGACTCACGCGGCTATCTGCTGCGCGACGGCGAGCTCGTCCAGATCACCAAGGACGACACGTTCGTACAAACTCTGGTCGACGAAGGCCGAATCACTGCCGAGGAGGCGCACAGCCATCCGCAGCGCTCGCTGATCATGCGCGCGCTGACCGGCCACGAGGTGGAGCCCACGCTGATCATGCGCGAGGCGCGCGCAGGTGACCGCTATCTGTTGTGCTCTGACGGCTTGTCCGACCCGGTCAGCCACGAGACCATCCTCGAGGCGCTGCAGATCTCCGATGTCGCCGAAAGTGCCGACAGACTAATCGAATTGGCGCTGCGCGGCGGCGGCCCCGACAACGTCACCGTGGTGGTGGCCGACGTCGTCGACTACGACTACGGCCAGACCCAGCCCATTCTCGCCGGTGCGGTGTCGGGTGATGACGATCAGAGCGCCCCGCCCAACACCGCGGCCGGTCGCGCGTCGGCGTTCAACCCGCGGCGCAACGAGGCCAAACGCGTTCTGCCGCAACCGGAAGAGCCGGAGCGCAAGCCACGGTCACGGCGGCGCATGCTGATCGCAGCCGTCCTGCTGGTGTTGGTGGTGCTCGCGGGCCTCGCGGTCGGCCGCGAGATCGTTCGCAGCAATTATTACGTCACCGAGCACGACGGCACGGTGTCGATCATGCGGGGTGTTCAGGGCTCCTTTCTGGGTTTAGCACTTCAGGAGCCCTACTTGTTGGGCTGTCTGAACGCGCGAAATGAGTTGTCCCTCATCAGCGCCGGCAGTTCACAGGACAATTTGAACTGCCGCATGCTCGGCGTCAACGACATGCGGCCCTCGGAGCGGGCACAGGTGGTCGCGGGTCTGCCATCGGGCTCGCTGGACGACGCCATCGCCCAGATCGAGGAGCTTGCCCGCAGTTCGGTGCTGCCGACGTGTGTTACCCCGACGCCGACGCCGACCACCACGGCGCCAACCCCACATCTGCCGGAAACACCTGTGAATCCGGGCATTCCGGAAGTCAGCGGTGAATCTCCCGCCCCGGAGATCCCCACGACGGTGACCGCGCCGGCTCCCGCTCCCGTGCCGGCTTCCCCCGGTGCGCCGCCGCCCGCCGCGCCCCCTCCCCCGCCGTCCCCGACGCCGCAGCCCACAGTCACCGCGCTGCCTCCCCCGCCGCCCGAACCGGGAACGAACTGCCGGGAAGTGTCATGA
- a CDS encoding nitroreductase family deazaflavin-dependent oxidoreductase, whose amino-acid sequence MPQERPKQLDSPLLPKIFKYAGKAHVWVYRRTGGKIGGKWRIGAGFRKPVPTLLLEHRGRKSGKVFVTPLLYMFDGADVVIVASQGGRPEDPQWYRNLVANPDTYVEIGADRRAVHAETAGPDERARLWPKLVELYADFDNYQSWTDREIPVVVLKPR is encoded by the coding sequence ATGCCGCAGGAGCGACCGAAGCAGCTGGACTCGCCGCTGCTGCCGAAGATCTTCAAGTACGCGGGCAAGGCGCACGTCTGGGTTTATCGCCGGACGGGCGGAAAGATCGGCGGGAAGTGGCGCATCGGCGCGGGTTTCCGGAAGCCGGTGCCGACGCTGCTGCTCGAGCACCGCGGTCGAAAGTCGGGCAAGGTGTTCGTCACGCCGCTGCTGTACATGTTCGACGGGGCCGACGTCGTGATCGTCGCGTCGCAGGGCGGACGGCCAGAGGACCCGCAGTGGTATCGGAATTTGGTGGCCAACCCCGACACGTACGTCGAGATCGGCGCCGACCGCCGCGCGGTGCACGCCGAGACTGCAGGCCCCGACGAGCGGGCGCGGTTGTGGCCCAAGCTGGTTGAGCTGTACGCGGATTTCGACAACTACCAAAGTTGGACCGACCGCGAGATTCCCGTGGTGGTGCTGAAACCGCGTTAG
- a CDS encoding TetR/AcrR family transcriptional regulator → MEAERRHRRQGSRRDPSIDTAVMAAARQLLVKRGYAATTIDLIATTAGVSRPAVYRRWNSKAQLVHEALFPDLGPEPAEDDFVAEISRLCRGALKMYGDAAVRESIPGLLNDLRSDRQMRRLLSDRLEATARSQLANRLGEAVHDGTARPGISADTLMDAIAGGAWYAVCVRRIQDVDTAAKELSELLLRGVLAGD, encoded by the coding sequence GTGGAAGCCGAGCGACGACATCGTCGGCAGGGTTCCCGTCGTGACCCGTCGATCGACACGGCGGTGATGGCCGCGGCCCGGCAACTGCTCGTCAAGCGTGGTTATGCCGCCACCACCATCGACCTGATCGCAACTACGGCCGGTGTCAGCAGGCCCGCCGTCTACCGACGCTGGAACTCCAAGGCGCAGCTTGTGCACGAGGCGCTGTTCCCCGACCTCGGGCCCGAACCAGCGGAGGACGACTTCGTCGCAGAGATCAGCCGACTGTGTCGCGGGGCGCTGAAGATGTACGGCGACGCCGCGGTGCGTGAGTCAATTCCCGGTCTGCTCAACGATTTACGGTCGGACCGTCAGATGCGGCGGCTGCTCAGCGATCGGCTGGAGGCCACGGCCCGTAGTCAGCTGGCGAACAGGCTGGGCGAGGCCGTCCACGACGGGACTGCGCGCCCCGGTATCAGCGCGGACACGCTGATGGACGCCATCGCCGGCGGCGCCTGGTACGCGGTGTGCGTGCGCCGCATCCAGGATGTCGACACCGCGGCCAAGGAGCTCAGCGAGCTGCTGCTGCGCGGCGTGCTGGCCGGCGACTAG
- a CDS encoding molybdopterin-dependent oxidoreductase has product MTEPLAGVGEDGRHLYTCPLCEAMCGLEIHVADGRVASIRGNKHDTWSRGHICPKGATLGAVHEDPDRIRRPMIKVDGQWQEVSWDAAFRRCTELLAPVIEKHGISAVTCYTGNPLAHSFSLGRYTGVLLGMSGIPLSYSPGTVDQWPKNLSSHLMYGGWWSFPVPDIERTDLLVVMGANPAASQGSLLAAPDVMGIIDGIRKRGKVIVVDPVRTATAARADEWLPIAPGTDAALLLAVVHTLFDENLVRLGAVEPHVDGVDRMREVAAEWPPERVAAVTSIAADRIRTLARELANTERAVVYGRIGLCNQEFGSLASWLVDVVNILTGHFDTPGGSMFPRAAAWSVTVQPIPGLEDGAPEFGRYRTRVRGAKEVLGQVPVSCLAEEIATPGEGQIKALITVAGNPVLSTPAGHKLDEALPMLDAMIAVDLWLNETTRHADVILPAPSPLEQPHHDDLILNFAINSIANYSPPVFAPEDPDRPEEWEILIRLTGLCTGTPAEEVDVTAVDDGFFDYMAFTQGLDGAQIRQHYQRGGPERILDLTLRTGPFGDRYGENPDGVTLDKLKAQPNGINFGPMVPQVPDVLGTSDGKIRLAPQYLLDDLPRLADRLDRAPDDLVLVSRRHLRSNNSWLHNVGPLMKGKDRCTLLMHDDDATKRGVATGDLVAVTSSGGQIEVPVEVTDAIMPGVVSMPHGWGHGEPGTRMAIANESPGVNTNILSPPTFIDEPSGNGALNGIPVTVTAARA; this is encoded by the coding sequence ATGACCGAACCGTTGGCTGGCGTCGGTGAGGACGGCCGGCACCTCTACACCTGTCCGCTGTGTGAAGCCATGTGCGGCTTGGAGATTCACGTCGCCGACGGCCGAGTCGCGAGCATTCGCGGCAACAAGCATGACACCTGGAGCCGCGGGCACATCTGCCCCAAGGGGGCGACGCTCGGGGCGGTGCACGAGGACCCTGATCGCATTCGGCGCCCGATGATCAAGGTCGACGGTCAGTGGCAGGAGGTCAGCTGGGACGCGGCCTTCCGTCGCTGCACCGAACTGCTGGCCCCGGTGATCGAGAAACACGGCATCAGCGCGGTCACGTGCTACACCGGCAACCCGCTGGCACACTCATTCTCGCTGGGCCGCTACACCGGTGTGCTGCTTGGCATGTCGGGCATCCCGCTCAGCTACTCCCCGGGCACCGTCGACCAGTGGCCGAAGAACCTCTCGTCGCATCTGATGTACGGCGGCTGGTGGAGTTTCCCGGTACCCGACATCGAGCGCACTGACCTGTTGGTCGTGATGGGCGCCAACCCCGCCGCATCGCAGGGGTCGCTGCTGGCCGCGCCCGACGTGATGGGCATCATCGACGGAATTCGCAAGCGCGGCAAGGTGATTGTCGTCGACCCGGTGCGCACCGCCACCGCCGCCCGCGCCGACGAATGGCTGCCGATTGCGCCCGGTACCGACGCCGCACTGCTGCTCGCCGTCGTGCATACGCTGTTCGACGAGAATCTGGTCAGGCTCGGCGCGGTCGAACCGCACGTCGACGGCGTGGACCGAATGCGCGAGGTGGCCGCCGAGTGGCCACCCGAACGCGTCGCCGCCGTCACCAGCATCGCGGCTGACCGCATCCGCACGCTGGCCCGTGAGCTGGCGAACACCGAGCGCGCCGTGGTCTACGGCCGAATTGGGTTGTGCAATCAGGAGTTTGGTAGCCTGGCGAGCTGGCTGGTCGACGTGGTCAACATCCTGACCGGGCACTTCGACACGCCGGGCGGCTCGATGTTCCCGCGCGCCGCGGCGTGGTCGGTGACTGTGCAGCCGATTCCCGGTCTCGAGGATGGCGCGCCCGAGTTCGGGCGGTACCGGACGCGGGTGCGCGGCGCGAAGGAAGTACTGGGCCAGGTGCCGGTGTCGTGTCTTGCCGAGGAAATCGCGACGCCGGGGGAGGGGCAGATCAAGGCGCTGATCACGGTGGCGGGCAATCCGGTGTTGTCGACGCCGGCTGGTCACAAGCTCGACGAGGCGCTGCCGATGCTGGACGCGATGATCGCCGTGGATCTGTGGCTCAACGAGACCACGCGACATGCCGATGTGATCCTGCCCGCGCCTTCGCCGCTGGAGCAGCCGCATCACGACGACCTGATCCTCAACTTCGCGATCAACAGCATCGCGAACTACTCACCGCCGGTGTTCGCGCCGGAAGACCCCGATCGGCCGGAGGAGTGGGAGATCCTGATCCGGCTGACGGGGTTGTGCACCGGCACGCCCGCCGAGGAGGTCGACGTGACGGCCGTCGACGACGGGTTCTTCGACTACATGGCTTTCACGCAAGGCCTCGACGGCGCGCAGATACGTCAGCACTACCAGCGCGGCGGGCCCGAGCGCATCCTCGACCTCACGCTGCGCACCGGCCCGTTCGGCGACCGCTACGGCGAGAACCCCGACGGCGTCACGCTGGACAAGCTGAAGGCACAGCCCAACGGCATCAACTTCGGCCCGATGGTGCCGCAGGTGCCTGACGTGCTGGGTACCTCGGACGGCAAGATCCGGCTTGCGCCGCAGTACCTGCTCGACGACCTGCCCCGGCTGGCCGACCGCCTCGACCGCGCGCCCGACGACCTCGTCCTGGTCAGCAGGCGCCATCTGCGGTCGAACAACTCGTGGCTGCACAACGTCGGGCCGCTGATGAAGGGCAAGGACCGCTGCACCCTCCTCATGCATGACGATGACGCGACGAAGCGCGGCGTTGCGACGGGCGACCTGGTCGCGGTGACGTCGTCGGGCGGGCAGATCGAGGTGCCCGTCGAGGTTACCGACGCGATCATGCCGGGTGTGGTGTCGATGCCGCACGGCTGGGGACACGGCGAGCCCGGCACCAGGATGGCGATCGCGAACGAGTCACCCGGGGTGAACACCAACATCCTGTCGCCGCCGACGTTCATCGATGAGCCGTCGGGCAACGGAGCGCTCAACGGCATCCCGGTGACGGTTACCGCCGCGCGGGCCTGA
- a CDS encoding acyl-CoA thioesterase domain-containing protein, whose translation MTTQDRATDAAPTRSGPSAFFVADGDTFVPRSIARGPWGDTISGNYVGGILGHVLDRDAGDPDFQPTRLTVDLFRPAALAPVRVATTITRQGRRLKLVDAVMTQGDTVVARASGLFLRRGEQPTDQIWSSPVTMPPIPPTPDPIPRGLAMLVWTYGRNEHPPGPSFGLDAWQHAGPKYIWVRDIRPLVDGEELTPFTRAAMAGDMVSSLTHFGAEGLQFINADYTLTLSRLPEGPYLGLAALTHYSHDGVATGTATIVDQRGPIGTGVANALSNPGFNPPHP comes from the coding sequence ATGACCACCCAGGACCGCGCGACCGATGCTGCGCCCACCCGCAGCGGGCCATCGGCGTTCTTCGTTGCCGACGGCGATACCTTCGTGCCGCGGTCCATCGCCCGGGGGCCGTGGGGCGACACGATCAGCGGCAACTACGTCGGCGGCATCCTCGGCCATGTCCTCGATCGCGATGCAGGCGATCCCGACTTTCAGCCCACCCGCCTGACCGTCGACCTGTTCCGGCCCGCCGCGCTGGCCCCGGTGCGTGTCGCCACCACGATCACTCGGCAGGGTCGCCGGTTGAAGTTGGTGGACGCGGTGATGACGCAGGGCGACACGGTCGTTGCCCGGGCCAGCGGACTGTTTCTGCGTCGCGGCGAGCAACCGACCGACCAGATCTGGTCGTCGCCGGTGACCATGCCGCCGATTCCGCCCACCCCCGACCCGATTCCGCGGGGCTTGGCGATGCTGGTGTGGACCTACGGCCGCAACGAACACCCGCCTGGCCCCAGCTTTGGGCTCGATGCGTGGCAACACGCGGGACCGAAGTACATCTGGGTTCGCGATATCAGGCCGTTGGTCGACGGCGAAGAGCTCACGCCGTTCACCAGAGCGGCGATGGCCGGGGACATGGTCAGCTCGCTAACCCACTTCGGCGCAGAGGGTTTGCAGTTCATCAACGCCGACTACACGCTGACGCTGTCCCGGCTGCCCGAAGGGCCGTACCTCGGTCTCGCCGCGTTGACCCACTACAGCCACGACGGCGTCGCGACCGGCACGGCCACCATCGTCGATCAGCGCGGCCCGATCGGCACCGGCGTCGCCAACGCGTTGTCGAACCCCGGCTTCAACCCGCCGCACCCCTAA
- a CDS encoding pyridoxamine 5'-phosphate oxidase family protein yields the protein MGNNERAKIVMTDEEIAQFIERSRTATMATVLPDGRPHLVAMWYAVVDGEIWFETKAKSQKAVNLRRDPTITVMIEDGQSYDTLRGVSIDGKAEIVDDAETILRVGISVWERYTGPYTDEMRPFIDQMMNNRICVRVVPSRLRSWDHRKLGMPAMPIGGSTAEYL from the coding sequence GTGGGCAACAACGAGCGGGCGAAGATTGTCATGACCGACGAGGAGATCGCCCAATTCATAGAGCGCAGCCGGACCGCGACGATGGCCACAGTGCTGCCCGACGGCAGACCGCACTTGGTCGCGATGTGGTACGCCGTCGTCGATGGCGAGATCTGGTTCGAAACCAAGGCCAAGTCGCAGAAGGCGGTCAACCTGCGTCGCGATCCGACGATCACGGTGATGATCGAAGACGGGCAGAGCTACGACACACTGCGCGGCGTATCGATCGACGGCAAAGCCGAGATCGTTGATGACGCGGAAACCATTCTGCGCGTTGGCATTAGCGTGTGGGAGCGCTACACCGGACCGTATACCGACGAGATGCGTCCGTTCATCGATCAAATGATGAACAATCGTATCTGCGTTCGGGTGGTGCCCAGCCGGTTGCGCAGTTGGGATCACCGCAAGCTCGGCATGCCTGCGATGCCCATTGGCGGCAGCACGGCCGAGTATCTCTGA